In Desulfosediminicola ganghwensis, a single window of DNA contains:
- a CDS encoding DMT family transporter: MSLTIVSWIYLYAAILLEVTGTYFIKLSEGFSRPLPSLCVLLFYGISFWLMSLAVRKIDLGIAYAIWSGIGITAITIIGTVIFKEPITIKKIISIGIIMIGVISLNLDPMSS, from the coding sequence ATGTCTCTGACAATCGTTAGCTGGATCTATCTTTACGCCGCAATACTACTTGAGGTTACAGGAACATATTTCATAAAGCTCTCGGAAGGCTTTTCAAGGCCGCTTCCGTCTCTTTGTGTTCTACTCTTCTATGGCATCTCTTTTTGGTTGATGAGCCTTGCTGTAAGAAAAATAGATCTTGGTATAGCTTATGCCATCTGGTCTGGCATAGGAATTACCGCAATCACAATCATTGGAACTGTAATTTTCAAGGAACCTATTACCATTAAAAAAATTATCAGCATCGGTATTATCATGATTGGTGTGATTTCTCTCAACCTTGATCCAATGAGCAGCTAA
- the glgP gene encoding alpha-glucan family phosphorylase, whose translation MNPERYLPRSLPASLKGLTDLALDLRWNWNHCADVLWRAIDPEIWEGTEDPWLILESVSRMRLETLAADPAFMEELRNQLAYRQAYMRQPTWYDERYGSDRLGSVVYFSMEFGLSDALPIYSGGLGVLAGDFLKTASDLGIPVVGIGLLYQQGYFRQALDTNGVQLAFFPFNNPTMLPVLPLQGPDGEWLRVSVELPGRTLHLRGWLAQVGRVPLYLLDSNDLLNAPGDRGITGELYGGGTEMRLRQEIVLGIGGWRLLDALKISPSVCHLNEGHAAFVVLERARRFMDQHDRSFSISFQATRAGNIFTTHTPVAAGFDRFPPGLMTQYFSEYTKTLGISMEALLSLGCSREAENHDSFNMAYLALRGCGRTNGVSRLHGEVSRQIFRPLFPRWPQQEIPIGHVTNGVHVPSWDSAAADTLWTERCGKGSWFSTLETVEYALKNVDDEKLWTMRNEARQPLITAVRRRLICQQEACRLSEKDLRQCRETLDPHVLTIGFARRFASYKRPGLLLTDPERLTHLLTHPQHPVQLIIAGKAHPQDEEGKRLVREWSEYLRRPEVREHGVFLEDYDMGLAAELVQGVDLWLNTPRRPWEACGTSGMKVLVNGGLNLSELDGWWAEAYEPGVGWSLGDGKEHDHDPAWDAKEAEELYMLLEEEVVPAFYTRDERGIPTAWVTRMRHSMARLTPLFSCNRMVREYTSDYYVPAAAAYQRRAADNGSLATALDEWHLTLLSHWQQLRFGQCTVDESSVRNLFLVEVYLGEVHPSAVRVELYADPLSPDSNPVRITMDRGERLSGSVIGYQYHAVVSKGRSAQDYTPRVIPYHADASVPVEINFILWRE comes from the coding sequence ATGAACCCCGAACGATACCTGCCCCGGTCTCTACCAGCTTCGCTTAAAGGGCTGACGGACTTGGCGCTGGATCTGCGATGGAACTGGAATCATTGTGCCGATGTTCTATGGCGGGCAATTGATCCGGAGATCTGGGAAGGTACGGAAGATCCATGGCTGATTCTGGAAAGTGTTTCGAGAATGCGGTTGGAAACGTTGGCTGCCGATCCAGCCTTTATGGAGGAACTTCGGAACCAGCTGGCGTATCGACAGGCGTATATGAGACAGCCCACATGGTATGATGAGAGGTATGGAAGTGATCGCCTGGGATCTGTGGTCTACTTCAGCATGGAATTCGGTTTAAGTGATGCACTGCCCATCTATTCGGGCGGTTTGGGTGTGCTCGCAGGGGATTTCCTCAAGACTGCAAGTGATCTGGGTATTCCCGTGGTGGGTATTGGACTGCTCTATCAGCAGGGGTATTTTCGTCAGGCGCTTGACACCAATGGGGTACAGCTGGCATTTTTTCCGTTCAACAATCCCACCATGCTGCCGGTGCTCCCTCTCCAGGGCCCGGATGGCGAATGGCTACGGGTCAGTGTCGAACTGCCCGGCCGGACACTGCATTTACGTGGCTGGCTGGCGCAGGTTGGAAGAGTTCCTCTGTATTTGCTCGACAGTAACGATCTGCTCAATGCGCCGGGCGACCGTGGCATCACCGGTGAATTGTATGGTGGCGGAACCGAAATGCGCCTGCGACAGGAAATCGTTTTGGGTATCGGCGGCTGGCGGTTGCTGGACGCACTGAAGATATCACCTTCGGTATGTCATCTCAATGAAGGGCATGCCGCTTTCGTCGTGCTGGAGCGAGCCCGCCGGTTTATGGATCAGCATGATCGTTCATTCAGTATTTCTTTTCAGGCAACCAGGGCTGGCAATATATTTACAACCCATACGCCCGTAGCAGCAGGTTTTGATCGTTTCCCACCAGGGCTTATGACGCAATATTTTTCCGAATATACGAAGACGCTCGGCATATCCATGGAAGCTCTACTCTCGTTGGGATGTTCACGGGAGGCCGAGAACCATGATTCCTTTAACATGGCATATCTCGCACTCCGGGGCTGCGGTAGGACAAACGGCGTCAGTCGCTTGCACGGAGAGGTGAGCCGTCAAATTTTTCGTCCCCTCTTTCCCCGTTGGCCCCAACAGGAAATCCCCATAGGACATGTCACAAACGGTGTGCACGTGCCATCGTGGGATTCTGCGGCTGCCGATACGCTCTGGACTGAACGGTGCGGCAAGGGCAGCTGGTTCAGCACCCTGGAAACCGTCGAGTATGCCTTGAAAAACGTTGACGATGAAAAATTGTGGACTATGCGCAATGAGGCACGCCAACCGCTCATTACAGCGGTGCGCCGTCGTCTAATTTGCCAGCAGGAAGCTTGCCGCCTGTCTGAAAAAGATCTTCGGCAATGCCGTGAGACGCTTGATCCGCATGTGCTGACAATCGGCTTCGCTCGCCGCTTTGCCAGTTACAAGAGACCAGGGTTGCTACTTACCGACCCGGAACGATTGACCCACCTACTCACGCACCCACAGCATCCTGTTCAGCTTATTATTGCCGGTAAGGCACATCCTCAGGATGAAGAAGGAAAAAGGCTGGTCCGCGAATGGAGTGAGTATTTGCGCCGACCGGAAGTGCGTGAGCATGGAGTTTTCCTTGAGGATTATGATATGGGCCTTGCTGCTGAACTGGTCCAGGGTGTTGATCTGTGGTTGAATACACCTCGCCGGCCCTGGGAAGCCTGCGGTACCAGTGGAATGAAGGTGCTGGTTAACGGAGGGCTCAACTTGTCCGAACTTGATGGCTGGTGGGCCGAGGCCTATGAACCTGGAGTAGGTTGGTCACTTGGTGATGGAAAGGAGCACGATCACGATCCCGCCTGGGATGCCAAAGAGGCTGAAGAATTGTATATGCTGCTGGAGGAGGAAGTGGTACCGGCATTCTACACCCGCGACGAACGCGGCATTCCCACGGCATGGGTGACCAGAATGCGGCATAGCATGGCACGACTGACGCCACTATTTTCCTGCAATCGGATGGTGCGAGAGTACACCAGCGATTACTATGTGCCGGCAGCAGCGGCGTATCAACGGAGGGCCGCAGACAATGGTAGTCTTGCAACCGCCCTGGATGAGTGGCATCTTACTCTTCTTAGTCACTGGCAGCAGCTGCGTTTTGGGCAATGCACTGTCGATGAGTCTTCCGTGCGAAACCTGTTTCTCGTTGAAGTCTATCTGGGTGAGGTGCATCCGTCAGCAGTTAGGGTTGAATTGTATGCTGACCCGCTGTCACCTGATTCGAATCCCGTCCGCATAACCATGGATCGTGGTGAGAGGCTATCAGGGTCTGTTATCGGCTATCAATATCATGCAGTTGTATCAAAAGGGCGATCTGCACAAGACTACACTCCGAGAGTGATACCATATCATGCGGATGCCTCAGTGCCTGTAGAAATCAATTTTATTCTCTGGCGGGAATGA
- a CDS encoding universal stress protein has protein sequence MSSPLLKGIINAARECRKYHIIVVAGDIVSEILTHAESQKADMIIVGTHGQQTQGEIVLGSISEQFLRKAPCPVLVINPYR, from the coding sequence ATGTCATCTCCACTTTTGAAGGGCATCATTAATGCTGCCCGTGAATGCCGAAAATATCACATAATTGTGGTAGCTGGTGATATTGTCAGTGAAATTCTCACCCATGCAGAGAGCCAGAAGGCCGATATGATCATTGTCGGGACCCATGGCCAACAGACACAGGGTGAAATTGTTCTCGGCAGTATCTCCGAACAATTTCTCAGAAAGGCTCCATGCCCGGTATTGGTTATAAATCCATATAGGTAG
- a CDS encoding Hsp20/alpha crystallin family protein has translation MAIVRWDPWREIEDMVERYTRAVGQPRAGSQEVIAAGDWAPRVDIIETDKAFVIKAEIPEVNREDVKVTVDNGILTIRGERKQEIEEKGKKIHRIERSFGIFTRSFTLPDNVDEKNIKASFKDGMLNLQILKTEEVKQKAIEIKVE, from the coding sequence ATGGCAATAGTACGATGGGATCCATGGCGAGAAATTGAGGATATGGTCGAACGCTACACGAGAGCTGTAGGGCAACCTCGAGCGGGAAGCCAAGAGGTTATTGCTGCAGGGGATTGGGCTCCCCGTGTAGACATCATTGAGACCGATAAGGCATTCGTAATCAAAGCAGAAATTCCCGAGGTAAATAGAGAAGATGTCAAGGTTACAGTAGACAATGGTATCTTGACGATTCGGGGGGAGAGAAAACAGGAGATAGAGGAGAAAGGAAAAAAAATCCATCGAATCGAACGATCTTTCGGAATCTTCACCCGGAGTTTTACCTTGCCCGACAATGTCGATGAAAAGAACATCAAGGCTTCGTTCAAGGATGGCATGCTGAACCTGCAGATTCTGAAGACTGAGGAGGTAAAGCAAAAAGCCATTGAGATTAAAGTAGAGTAA